A genomic window from Populus alba chromosome 19, ASM523922v2, whole genome shotgun sequence includes:
- the LOC118038705 gene encoding uncharacterized protein, translating to MEDEERVHRDAYFQEELESIKASVARLTILLEKTLRNASGEGPSNQLAIFVQPPAIAQPEETMSEHGQEPPHNPAFVHSMPSAPAPVVIDPFANESHKTKSSNDISQDKMVALEARIRAIEGVNLYDPVRASEMCLVPNVVVPKKFRVPEFIKYTGTQCLMTHLKSYYNKMEKVVHDEKLLMHFFQDSLSGAALSWYMRLDNTKIHTWKDLVDAFVKQYKYNMDIAPDRTSLSNLEKRDKESIREYAQRWRDLAAQVHPPLLDKEMVTLFANTFKDPYYEHVMGFKGKRKEVDYVEGGYIGKKNQFQNYHTSPQIANINYNSSFPARKPEPQTKHQKAQEQLPPLPLPLNEMYQKLLSIRYIALEPLTPLQPPYPNWYKLDLTCEYHTGVVGHSIHTCSAFKKRLMHLIKVGWITLEGTPSVSSIPLPNHALGSGSVNALEEECSENLETLMARTGCEEGSLHSRG from the exons atggaagatgaagagcgtgttCACCGCGACGCCTATTTCCAAGAAGAGTTAGAGTCTATAAAAGCAAGCGTGGCTCGCCTTACTATCTTACTCGAGAAAACACTTAGAAATGCCTCTGGTGAAGGTCCTTCAAATCAACTAGCTATTTTTGTTCAGCCTCCGGCAATAGCTCAACCTGAAGAAACAATgagtgaacatggtcaagaacctccACATAATCCAGCATTTGTGCACTCAATGCCATCAGCACCAGCCCCTGTAGTCATAGATCCATTTGCCAATGAGTCCCACAAGACCAAGTCGTCTAATGACATTAGTCAAGATAAAATGGTAGCGTTGGAAGCTCGAATTAGAGCCATTGAAGGGGTAAACTTGTACGATCCAGTACGAGCATCAGAAATGTGTctggtcccaaatgtggttgtcCCGAAAAAGTTCCGcgttcctgaattcatcaaatataccGGAACGCAATGCCTCATGACTCATCTCAAATCTTACTACAATAAGATGGAAAaagtagtacatgatgaaaaactactgaTGCACTTTTTCCAGGATAGCTTAAGTGGGGCAGCGTTAAGctggtacatgagattggacaACACCAAAATCCATACATGGAAAGATTTGGTGGATGCATTTGTGAAGCAATATAAGTACAATATGGATATTGCTCCTGATagaaccagtttgtccaatCTAGAGAAAAGGGACAaggaaagcataagggaatatgctcaaaggtgGAGAGACctagctgctcaagtacatcctCCGCTCCTGGATAAAGAGATGGTCACTCTGTTTGCCAACACGTTCAAGGACCCATACTACGAACATGTGATGG GCTTTAAGGGTAAAAGAAAGGAGGTCGACTATGTTGAAGGTGGTTATATTGGTAAGAAAAACCAATTTCAAAACTATCACACTTCACCTCAAATCGCCAACATCAACTACAACTCTTCTTTTCCTGCCAGAAAACCTGAGcctcaaaccaaacaccaaaaagcccaagaacaactacctccattACCGCTACCCTTAAATGAGATGTACCAAAAGCTACTAAGCATCAGGTATATAGCTCTAGAACCCTTGACACCTCTACAACCACCTTACCCCAACTGGTACAAGCTGGACCTCACCTGTGAATATCATACTGGCGTTGTGGGACATAGCATTCATACCTGCAGTGCCTTTAAAAAGAGGCTCATGCATTTAATCAAAGTTGGATGGATAACCCTCGAAGGAACTCCAAGCGTGAGTTCGATCCCTTTACCCAATCATGCTTTAGGAAGTGGATCGGTGAATGCACTAGAGGAGGAATGCTCCGAAAACCTCGAAACACTGATGGCAAGAACAGGGTGTGAAGAAGGCAGTCTGCACTCTCGAGGATAA